The following are encoded together in the Bradyrhizobium genosp. L genome:
- the carB gene encoding carbamoyl-phosphate synthase large subunit, with protein sequence MPKRTDISTILIIGAGPIVIGQACEFDYSGTQAVKTLKEEGYRIVLVNSNPATIMTDPELADATYIEPITPEIVAKIIKKERHVISGGFALLPTMGGQTALNCALSLRREGTLEKFNVEMIGATADAIDKAEDRQLFREAMTKIGLETPKSRLANASALKKSFRDKHHAERAKLSGAALEELDRQWTLGESDRRKRYQEYALGQALMALSEIGLPAIIRPSFTMGGTGGGIAYNKEEFLDIIERGLDASPTNEVLIEESVLGWKEFEMEVVRDKKDNCIIVCSIENLDPMGVHTGDSITVAPALTLTDKEYQIMRDASLAVLREIGVETGGSNVQFGVNPEDGRMVVIEMNPRVSRSSALASKATGFPIAKVAAKLAIGYTLDEIANDITGGATPASFEPTIDYVVTKVPRFAFEKFPGASTTLTTSMKSVGEVMAIGRTFQESLQKALRGLETGLTGLDEIDIEGLGRGDDKNAIRAALGTPTPNRLLQVAQAMRLGWTNEEIFNSCKIDPWFLAELRGIVEMEDKVRNNGLPQNAFGMRTLKAMGFSDARLAVLANATEAEITAKRHALDVRPVYKRIDTCAAEFASPTAYMYSSYEAPFAGSFADESDPSDRKKVIILGGGPNRIGQGIEFDYCCCHACFALADAGYETIMVNCNPETVSTDYDTADRLYFEPLTAEDVLEIIATERKNGTLHGVIVQFGGQTPLKLARALEAAEVPILGTSPDAIDLAEDRDRFKRVLDKLRLKQPKNGIAYSVEQARLVAGDLGLPLVVRPSYVLGGRAMQIIREENQLNDYLLGTLPELVPADVKARYPNDKTGQINTVLGKNPLLFDRYLSDATEIDVDCLSDGKDTFIVGIMEHIEEAGIHSGDSACSLPPHSLDQSMIEELERQTRELALGLDVVGLMNVQYAIKDGDIYVLEVNPRASRTVPFVAKVVGTPVAKIAARIMAGEKLADFKLKKKKLGHVGVKESVFPFARFPGVDTVLGPEMRSTGEVMGLDRSFEVAFAKSQLGGGTRVPRQGTVFVSVRGDDKMRIADAVRLLHSLDFKVMATSGTQRYLSDHGVPTEKVNKVLEGRPHIVDAITNGDVQLVFNTTEGPQALADSRSLRRAALLHKVPYYTTLSGAVAAAQGIRAYRDGDLEVRTLQSYFSES encoded by the coding sequence ATGCCCAAAAGAACCGACATCTCCACCATCCTGATCATCGGCGCCGGTCCCATCGTGATCGGCCAGGCCTGCGAATTCGACTATTCCGGCACGCAGGCGGTGAAGACGTTGAAGGAAGAGGGCTACCGGATCGTCCTGGTCAATTCCAATCCGGCGACCATCATGACCGACCCGGAGCTGGCGGACGCCACCTATATCGAGCCGATCACGCCCGAAATCGTCGCCAAGATCATCAAAAAGGAACGCCACGTCATATCAGGCGGCTTTGCGCTGCTGCCGACCATGGGCGGCCAGACCGCGCTGAACTGCGCGCTGAGCCTGCGCCGCGAGGGCACGCTGGAAAAATTCAACGTCGAGATGATCGGCGCGACCGCCGACGCCATCGACAAGGCCGAGGACCGGCAGCTGTTCCGCGAGGCCATGACCAAGATCGGGCTGGAAACGCCGAAGTCGCGGCTGGCGAACGCGTCGGCCCTGAAGAAGTCATTTCGCGACAAGCACCACGCCGAGCGCGCGAAGCTGTCCGGTGCTGCGCTGGAGGAGCTCGATCGGCAGTGGACGCTCGGCGAGAGCGACCGCCGCAAACGCTATCAGGAATATGCACTCGGCCAGGCCTTGATGGCGCTGTCGGAGATCGGCCTGCCCGCGATCATCCGCCCCTCCTTCACGATGGGTGGCACCGGCGGCGGCATCGCCTACAACAAGGAAGAATTCCTCGACATCATCGAGCGCGGCCTCGACGCCTCGCCGACCAACGAAGTGCTGATCGAAGAATCCGTGCTCGGCTGGAAAGAGTTCGAGATGGAGGTGGTGCGCGACAAGAAGGACAATTGCATCATCGTCTGCTCGATCGAGAACCTCGATCCGATGGGCGTGCACACCGGCGATTCCATCACGGTGGCGCCGGCGCTGACCCTGACCGACAAGGAATACCAGATCATGCGCGACGCCTCGCTGGCGGTGCTGCGCGAGATCGGCGTCGAGACCGGCGGCTCCAACGTGCAGTTCGGCGTCAATCCGGAAGACGGCCGGATGGTGGTGATCGAGATGAACCCGCGGGTCTCTCGTTCTTCGGCACTGGCCTCGAAGGCCACCGGCTTCCCTATCGCCAAGGTCGCCGCCAAGCTCGCGATCGGCTACACGCTGGACGAGATCGCCAACGACATTACCGGCGGCGCCACGCCGGCCTCGTTCGAGCCGACGATCGACTACGTCGTCACCAAGGTGCCGCGCTTCGCGTTCGAGAAATTCCCCGGCGCCTCGACCACGCTGACGACCTCTATGAAGTCGGTCGGCGAGGTGATGGCGATCGGCCGCACCTTCCAGGAGAGCCTGCAGAAGGCGCTGCGCGGGCTCGAGACCGGGCTGACCGGCCTCGACGAGATCGACATCGAAGGGCTCGGCCGCGGCGACGACAAGAACGCGATCCGCGCCGCGCTCGGCACGCCGACGCCGAACCGCCTGTTGCAGGTCGCGCAGGCGATGCGGCTCGGCTGGACCAACGAGGAGATCTTCAACTCCTGCAAGATCGATCCCTGGTTCCTCGCCGAACTGCGCGGCATCGTCGAGATGGAGGACAAGGTCCGCAACAACGGCCTGCCGCAGAACGCGTTCGGGATGCGGACGCTGAAGGCGATGGGCTTCTCCGATGCCCGGCTCGCCGTGCTCGCCAATGCCACCGAGGCCGAGATCACCGCGAAACGTCACGCACTCGATGTGCGGCCGGTGTACAAGCGGATCGATACCTGCGCGGCGGAATTCGCTTCGCCCACGGCCTACATGTATTCGAGCTATGAAGCGCCGTTCGCCGGCAGTTTCGCCGACGAAAGCGACCCGTCCGACCGCAAAAAGGTGATCATCCTCGGCGGCGGACCGAACCGCATCGGCCAGGGCATCGAATTCGACTATTGCTGCTGCCACGCCTGCTTCGCGCTCGCCGATGCCGGCTACGAGACCATCATGGTCAACTGCAATCCGGAGACGGTGTCGACCGACTACGACACCGCCGACCGGCTGTATTTCGAACCGCTCACCGCCGAGGACGTGCTGGAGATCATCGCGACCGAGCGCAAGAACGGCACGCTGCATGGCGTGATCGTGCAGTTCGGCGGCCAGACGCCGCTGAAGCTCGCGCGCGCGCTGGAAGCCGCCGAAGTGCCGATCCTCGGCACCTCGCCCGACGCGATCGACCTCGCCGAGGACCGCGACCGCTTCAAGCGCGTGCTCGACAAGCTCCGCCTCAAGCAGCCGAAGAACGGCATCGCCTATTCGGTCGAGCAGGCCCGCTTGGTGGCCGGCGACCTCGGCCTGCCGCTGGTGGTGCGCCCGTCCTACGTGCTCGGCGGCCGCGCGATGCAGATCATCCGCGAGGAGAACCAGCTCAACGATTACCTGCTCGGCACGCTGCCTGAGCTGGTGCCCGCCGACGTCAAGGCGCGCTACCCGAACGACAAGACCGGGCAGATCAACACCGTGCTCGGCAAGAACCCGCTGCTGTTCGACCGCTATCTGTCCGACGCGACCGAGATCGACGTCGACTGCCTCTCCGACGGCAAGGATACCTTCATCGTCGGCATCATGGAGCACATCGAGGAAGCCGGCATCCACTCCGGCGACAGTGCCTGCTCGCTGCCGCCGCATTCGCTCGACCAGAGCATGATCGAAGAGCTGGAGCGGCAGACCCGCGAGCTGGCGCTCGGTCTCGACGTGGTCGGCCTGATGAACGTGCAATACGCCATCAAGGACGGCGACATCTACGTGCTCGAAGTCAACCCGCGCGCCTCGCGTACGGTGCCGTTCGTCGCCAAGGTGGTCGGGACGCCGGTCGCCAAGATCGCGGCACGGATCATGGCCGGCGAGAAGCTCGCCGATTTCAAGCTGAAGAAGAAGAAGCTCGGCCATGTCGGCGTGAAGGAATCGGTATTCCCGTTCGCGCGCTTCCCCGGCGTTGACACCGTGCTCGGCCCGGAGATGCGCTCCACCGGCGAGGTGATGGGCCTCGACCGTTCATTCGAAGTCGCGTTCGCCAAGAGCCAGCTCGGCGGCGGCACGCGGGTGCCGCGCCAGGGCACGGTGTTCGTCTCGGTGCGCGGTGACGACAAGATGCGGATCGCGGACGCGGTGCGGCTCTTGCACTCGCTCGACTTCAAGGTGATGGCGACCTCAGGCACGCAGCGCTATCTCAGCGACCATGGCGTGCCGACGGAAAAGGTAAACAAGGTGCTGGAGGGTCGTCCGCATATCGTCGACGCCATCACCAATGGCGACGTCCAGCTGGTCTTCAATACCACCGAAGGCCCGCAGGCGCTGGCCGACAGCCGCTCGCTGCGGCGGGCTGCCCTCTTGCATAAAGTGCCGTATTACACCACTCTTTCCGGTGCGGTGGCGGCCGCACAGGGGATCCGCGCCTACCGGGACGGGGACCTTGAGGTCCGCACGCTTCAGAGTTACTTTTCCGAGAGCTGA
- the greA gene encoding transcription elongation factor GreA: MDKVPMTAGGYAALTNELKKRQSEDRPRIIEHIAEARSHGDLSENAEYHAAKEEQSHNEGRIAELEDKLARADIIDISKLSGDTIKFGATVTLVDEDTEKKTVWQLVGEVEADAKKGRISITSPLARALIGKTKGATVEVMAPGGAKAYEITKVEWR; this comes from the coding sequence ATGGATAAGGTTCCGATGACTGCGGGTGGATACGCCGCGCTGACGAACGAGCTGAAGAAGCGGCAGTCGGAGGATCGTCCGCGCATCATCGAACATATCGCGGAGGCGCGCTCGCACGGCGACCTCTCCGAGAATGCCGAGTATCACGCCGCCAAGGAAGAGCAGTCGCACAATGAGGGCCGCATCGCCGAGCTCGAGGACAAGCTCGCGCGCGCCGACATCATCGACATCTCGAAACTCTCCGGCGACACCATCAAGTTCGGCGCCACTGTGACGCTGGTCGACGAGGACACCGAGAAGAAGACGGTGTGGCAACTGGTCGGCGAGGTCGAGGCCGACGCCAAGAAAGGCCGCATCTCGATCACCTCGCCGCTCGCGCGCGCGTTGATCGGCAAGACCAAGGGCGCCACCGTCGAGGTGATGGCGCCGGGCGGCGCCAAGGCCTACGAGATCACCAAGGTCGAGTGGCGCTAG
- a CDS encoding class I SAM-dependent methyltransferase: MDEWIDYYDSTHTIYASRLHRDLHFDVIARDIIGYIDSPDAVVLDYACGEALSAAKVTDACARLYLAEPAPGVRGRLAARFASNSKIGVRSLDELKQMDAASIDLVVMNSVAQYMTPQELDSAFEVIHRLLKPAGRFVLGDILRPEVGMIRDVTALLRFAATHGFLRHAAIGLVSTALSDYRELRTRIGLQRYREDEMIAKLGAAGFRAARAPRNIGHNPWRMTFVAQH; the protein is encoded by the coding sequence ATGGATGAATGGATCGATTATTACGATTCCACGCATACGATCTATGCAAGCCGGTTGCACCGCGACCTGCATTTTGACGTCATCGCGCGGGACATCATCGGCTACATCGATTCACCCGACGCAGTCGTGCTGGACTATGCCTGCGGCGAGGCGCTGTCGGCGGCGAAGGTAACGGACGCCTGCGCGCGGCTCTATCTGGCCGAGCCCGCGCCCGGCGTGCGCGGCAGGCTGGCGGCGCGCTTTGCATCGAACAGCAAGATTGGCGTGCGCTCGCTCGACGAGCTGAAACAGATGGACGCCGCGTCCATCGACCTCGTCGTGATGAACTCGGTCGCGCAATACATGACACCGCAGGAGCTCGATTCCGCGTTCGAGGTGATCCACCGCCTGCTGAAGCCAGCGGGTCGCTTCGTGCTTGGCGACATCCTGCGCCCCGAGGTCGGGATGATCAGGGACGTAACGGCGCTGTTGCGCTTCGCCGCAACCCACGGCTTCCTGCGCCACGCCGCCATCGGGCTGGTCTCGACGGCGCTGTCCGATTACCGCGAGCTGCGCACCAGGATCGGCCTGCAGCGCTACCGCGAGGATGAGATGATCGCAAAGCTCGGCGCCGCCGGCTTCCGCGCCGCCCGCGCGCCGCGCAACATCGGGCACAATCCGTGGCGGATGACCTTTGTCGCGCAGCACTGA
- a CDS encoding LysR family transcriptional regulator, whose product MARSRDGFTDMDWDKLKVFHAAAEAGSFTHAGEQLGLSQSAVSRQVSALEQELSVSLFHRHARGLILTEQGDLLFRTAHDVFMQLQAARAKLTDSRERPSGDLKITTPPALGINWLIPRLDEFVALYPDIRISLIVTDEDLDLSMREADVAIRTRKPTQPDLIQRKLFSIGFHAYCSPEYVKRFGTPRTLDDLDSHRIIMLGDAQVPPHLQNRSWLIDAGRNGSGPREPYFKVNNILGLVRACQQGLGIAALPDYLVEQNNLVQLFGESDSIALDTYFVYPEELKTVARVQVFRDFVVSKAQRWPS is encoded by the coding sequence ATGGCACGATCTCGCGACGGATTTACGGATATGGATTGGGACAAGCTGAAGGTGTTTCACGCAGCAGCGGAAGCGGGCAGCTTCACGCATGCCGGCGAGCAGCTTGGACTTTCGCAATCGGCGGTCTCCCGCCAGGTCTCGGCGCTGGAGCAGGAGCTCTCGGTCTCGCTGTTCCACCGCCACGCCCGCGGCCTGATCCTCACCGAGCAGGGCGACCTCTTGTTCCGCACCGCGCATGACGTGTTCATGCAGCTGCAAGCGGCGCGCGCCAAGCTCACCGACAGCCGCGAGCGCCCGAGCGGCGATCTCAAGATCACGACGCCGCCGGCGCTCGGCATCAACTGGCTGATCCCGCGGCTCGACGAGTTCGTTGCGCTCTATCCGGACATCAGGATCTCGCTGATCGTCACCGACGAGGATCTCGATCTGTCGATGCGCGAGGCCGACGTCGCGATCCGAACCCGCAAGCCGACCCAGCCCGACCTGATCCAGCGCAAGCTGTTCTCGATCGGCTTCCACGCCTATTGCTCGCCGGAATACGTCAAGCGCTTCGGCACGCCGCGGACGCTCGACGATCTCGACTCGCACCGCATCATCATGCTGGGCGACGCCCAGGTGCCCCCGCATCTGCAGAACCGCAGCTGGCTGATCGACGCCGGCCGCAACGGCTCCGGGCCGCGCGAACCCTACTTCAAGGTCAACAACATCCTGGGGTTGGTGCGCGCCTGCCAGCAGGGCCTCGGCATCGCCGCGCTGCCGGATTATCTGGTCGAGCAGAACAACCTCGTGCAGCTGTTCGGCGAGTCCGACTCGATCGCGCTCGACACCTACTTCGTCTATCCGGAAGAGCTGAAGACGGTGGCACGGGTGCAGGTGTTCCGCGACTTCGTGGTCAGCAAGGCGCAGCGCTGGCCGTCCTGA
- a CDS encoding Lrp/AsnC family transcriptional regulator, translating into MSKNLDEIDLKILAEIQADGRITNVELAKRVGISPPPCLRRVRALEEEGYIQGYRGLLDPRRLGFDVTVFAAVHLSSQADADLRAFENFVRAEPLVRECWMLSGEVDFILKCVAPDMATFQDFVTHLTAAPHVRNVRTSLVLHNSKYEAAVPLGLKAAG; encoded by the coding sequence GTGTCGAAGAACCTTGACGAGATCGACCTCAAAATCCTCGCCGAGATCCAGGCCGATGGCCGAATCACCAATGTGGAACTGGCCAAACGTGTCGGCATCTCGCCGCCGCCCTGCCTGCGCAGGGTGAGGGCGCTGGAGGAGGAAGGCTACATCCAGGGCTACCGCGGCCTGCTCGACCCGCGCCGTCTCGGCTTCGACGTCACGGTGTTCGCAGCGGTGCATCTGTCGAGCCAGGCCGACGCCGACCTGCGTGCCTTCGAGAATTTCGTTCGCGCCGAGCCGCTGGTGCGGGAATGCTGGATGCTGTCGGGCGAGGTCGACTTCATCCTCAAATGCGTCGCCCCCGACATGGCGACGTTCCAGGATTTCGTCACCCACCTGACCGCGGCGCCGCATGTCCGCAACGTCAGGACGTCGCTGGTGCTGCACAATTCGAAATACGAGGCGGCGGTGCCGCTGGGGCTGAAGGCCGCGGGCTGA
- the trxB gene encoding thioredoxin-disulfide reductase translates to MPAPVHAKIVIIGSGPAGYTAAIYAARAMLEPVLIQGIQPGGQLTITTDVENYPGFADVIQGPWLMEQMEKQATHVGTKIVTDLVSKLDLSQRPFRLTCDSGDVYLAETVVLATGAQARWLGIPSEAKFQGGGVSACATCDGFFYRNKEVVVVGGGNTAVEEALYLTNHASQVTIVHRRDHFRAERILQERLFKHPKIKVVWDATVDEICGTENPNKVTHVRLKNVKTGALTELKTDGVFVAIGHAPATELVKGQIKLKPSGYVEVAPNSTATSVPGLFAAGDVADETFRQAVTAAGLGCMAALEAERFLALRASDRAAAE, encoded by the coding sequence ATGCCTGCGCCTGTCCATGCCAAGATCGTCATTATCGGGTCCGGCCCTGCCGGCTACACCGCAGCGATCTACGCGGCGCGCGCAATGCTCGAGCCGGTGCTGATCCAGGGCATTCAGCCGGGCGGCCAGCTCACCATCACCACCGACGTGGAAAACTACCCGGGCTTCGCCGACGTGATCCAGGGTCCTTGGCTGATGGAGCAGATGGAGAAGCAGGCGACCCATGTCGGCACCAAGATCGTCACCGACCTCGTCAGCAAGCTCGACCTCTCGCAGCGGCCGTTCCGCCTGACCTGCGATTCCGGCGACGTCTACCTCGCCGAGACCGTGGTGCTCGCCACCGGCGCCCAGGCGCGCTGGCTCGGCATCCCCTCGGAAGCCAAGTTCCAGGGCGGCGGCGTATCGGCCTGCGCGACCTGCGATGGCTTCTTCTATCGCAACAAGGAGGTCGTGGTGGTCGGCGGGGGCAATACCGCGGTCGAGGAAGCGCTGTACCTCACCAACCATGCCTCGCAGGTCACCATCGTGCATCGCCGCGATCACTTCCGTGCCGAGCGCATCCTGCAGGAGCGGCTGTTCAAGCATCCCAAGATCAAGGTGGTCTGGGATGCGACCGTTGACGAGATCTGCGGCACCGAGAACCCGAACAAGGTCACCCATGTCCGCCTCAAGAACGTCAAGACCGGCGCGCTGACGGAGCTCAAGACCGACGGCGTGTTCGTCGCGATCGGCCACGCGCCGGCGACGGAGCTCGTCAAAGGCCAGATCAAACTGAAACCGTCGGGCTATGTCGAGGTGGCGCCGAATTCGACCGCGACCTCGGTGCCCGGCCTGTTCGCTGCCGGCGACGTGGCGGATGAAACCTTTCGCCAGGCGGTCACCGCCGCCGGCCTCGGCTGCATGGCGGCGCTCGAGGCGGAACGCTTCCTGGCACTTCGCGCGAGCGATCGCGCAGCGGCGGAATAA
- a CDS encoding 4-hydroxy-tetrahydrodipicolinate synthase family protein — MTDLHQQLQGLWLPLITPFRDGELDVTSLRRLVRHYAGGPIDGFILGATSGEGMALSMDELEGLVSVVLAELAASSRQLPVCLGLSGASTARMKETLDETCDWPISGYLIASPYYIRPTQRGLLQHFNALADHAALPIVLYNIPYRTAVNLTNETLLALAEHPNIVGMKDCCADRAQSIDFLNRRPAGFRVLTGEDAQTFDALSDGADGAILLSAHLETDSFASIRTLLKQGNRDAALAAWRKVAGLTRLLFAEPSPAPAKHWLWRQGLIDSAEVRLPMVDVSADLASWLDAEMERRASVLQPA; from the coding sequence ATGACCGACCTACACCAGCAATTGCAGGGCCTCTGGCTGCCCTTGATCACGCCGTTTCGCGACGGCGAGCTCGACGTCACCTCGCTGCGCCGTCTGGTGCGGCACTATGCCGGCGGCCCGATCGACGGCTTCATCCTCGGTGCAACCTCCGGTGAAGGCATGGCGCTCAGCATGGATGAGCTCGAAGGGCTGGTGAGCGTGGTGCTGGCCGAACTCGCTGCCAGCTCCCGCCAGTTGCCGGTCTGTCTCGGGCTTTCCGGCGCGAGCACCGCGCGGATGAAGGAGACGCTGGACGAGACATGCGATTGGCCGATCAGCGGCTATCTGATCGCGAGCCCCTACTACATCCGCCCGACGCAGCGCGGGCTGTTGCAGCACTTCAACGCGCTCGCCGATCACGCGGCGTTGCCGATCGTGCTTTACAACATTCCCTACCGCACGGCGGTGAACCTGACCAACGAGACGCTGCTGGCGCTCGCCGAACATCCGAACATCGTCGGCATGAAGGATTGCTGCGCCGACCGCGCGCAGTCGATCGATTTCCTGAACCGGCGGCCGGCCGGCTTTCGCGTACTGACCGGCGAGGATGCGCAGACCTTCGACGCGCTCTCCGACGGCGCCGACGGCGCGATCCTGCTGTCGGCGCATCTGGAGACCGACAGCTTCGCCTCGATCCGCACGCTGCTGAAGCAGGGCAATCGCGATGCGGCGCTGGCCGCATGGCGGAAGGTCGCGGGCCTCACCCGCCTGCTGTTCGCCGAGCCGAGCCCCGCGCCGGCCAAGCACTGGCTGTGGCGGCAGGGGTTGATCGACAGCGCGGAGGTGCGGCTGCCGATGGTCGACGTGAGCGCGGATCTGGCGAGCTGGCTCGATGCCGAAATGGAGCGGCGGGCCTCTGTGCTGCAGCCGGCCTAA
- a CDS encoding DoxX family protein has product MDQTFSKFQPVALSLLRFITGLLLFQFGVAKLLKFPAGTMFDKVELFSLVGTAGALELVLGALLMIGLCSRIVAFVLSGEMAFAYFLYHFPKGFYPLLNGGTLAIAFCFTCLYLATSGPGPYSVDEMMRKK; this is encoded by the coding sequence ATGGACCAGACGTTCTCGAAATTCCAGCCGGTGGCGCTCAGCCTGTTGCGGTTCATCACCGGACTGCTGCTGTTTCAGTTCGGCGTCGCCAAGCTGCTCAAATTCCCGGCCGGCACAATGTTCGACAAAGTCGAATTGTTCTCGTTGGTCGGAACGGCCGGCGCGCTTGAATTGGTCCTCGGCGCGCTGCTGATGATCGGCCTGTGTTCGCGGATCGTGGCCTTCGTCCTGTCGGGAGAAATGGCTTTCGCTTATTTCCTCTACCACTTCCCCAAGGGCTTTTATCCGCTGCTCAACGGCGGCACTCTGGCGATCGCGTTCTGCTTCACCTGTCTCTATCTCGCGACCTCGGGCCCCGGCCCCTACAGCGTCGACGAGATGATGCGGAAGAAATAG
- a CDS encoding heavy metal translocating P-type ATPase: MQIKRPGYRSRKSLVAQIEHDHSHARHHDHHGAAAHSCCGGKHDHGDKPAETAFAIDPVCGMKVNPATAKHRFSYQDEEYLFCSGRCRERFEAEPEKFLKPREPEPPAPAGTIYTCPMHPEVRQVGPGSCPICGMALEPEHISLDDGPDPEMIDMTRRFWIALALTLPVFVLEMGSHLGLMHLVPQGWSNWISFVLATPVVLWAGAPFFVRGWQSLVTRNLNMFTLIAIGTGVAYVYSVVATLAPQLFPAAFRDMHGAVAVYFEAAAVITVLVLLGQVLELRARAQTSGAIRALLGLAPKIARRITDHGDEDIDIDAIKIGDRLRVRPGEKVPIDGVVVEGRAVIDECMVTGESMPVTKGEGDAVIGGTVNQSGGLVMRAEKIGRDTMLSRIVDMVAKAQRSRAPIQRLADRVAGWFVPAVIAAAVLAFVAWMSFGPEPRFTFALVAAVTVLIIACPCALGLATPMSIMVGVGRGAHAGVLIRDAQALERMEAVDTLVIDKTGTLTEGKPKVTRIIAAEGFDESGLLRLAASVEQGSEHPLAQAILAAAKERKLAAVAVSDFASPSGKGATGSVGGRQIALGNAVLMAELKVATAALDQAAEAARRDGATAIYVAVDGRIAGVIAIADPVKASAQSALRELRAAGLRIVMLTGDNETTARAVANVLGIDEVEAGVLPERKSEVVQRLRGEGRIVAMAGDGINDAPALAAADVGIAMGGGTDVAIESAGITLLTGDLMGLVRARRLSVATMRNIRQNLAFAFVYNAAGVPIAAGVLYPLFGLLLSPMVGAAAMALSSVSVIGNALRLSRVKLD, from the coding sequence ATGCAAATCAAGAGGCCGGGATACCGGTCGAGGAAGAGTCTCGTGGCACAAATCGAGCACGACCATTCGCACGCGCGTCATCACGACCATCACGGCGCAGCCGCGCATTCCTGCTGCGGCGGCAAGCATGATCACGGCGACAAGCCGGCCGAGACGGCGTTCGCGATCGATCCGGTTTGCGGCATGAAGGTCAATCCGGCGACCGCCAAGCACCGCTTCAGCTACCAGGACGAGGAGTACCTGTTCTGCAGCGGCCGTTGCCGCGAACGCTTCGAGGCCGAGCCCGAAAAGTTTCTCAAACCCCGCGAGCCGGAGCCGCCGGCGCCGGCCGGCACGATCTACACCTGCCCGATGCATCCCGAGGTGCGCCAGGTCGGCCCTGGCAGTTGCCCGATCTGCGGTATGGCGCTGGAGCCCGAGCATATCTCGCTCGACGACGGCCCCGATCCTGAAATGATCGACATGACCAGGCGGTTCTGGATCGCGCTGGCGCTGACGCTACCGGTGTTCGTGCTGGAGATGGGCAGTCACCTCGGGTTGATGCACCTGGTGCCGCAGGGCTGGTCGAACTGGATCTCGTTCGTGTTGGCGACGCCGGTGGTGCTGTGGGCCGGCGCGCCGTTCTTCGTGCGGGGCTGGCAGTCGCTGGTCACCCGCAATCTCAACATGTTCACGCTGATCGCGATCGGCACCGGCGTTGCCTACGTCTACAGCGTGGTGGCCACGCTCGCACCGCAGCTTTTCCCGGCTGCGTTCCGCGACATGCATGGCGCTGTCGCGGTGTATTTCGAGGCGGCGGCCGTGATCACCGTGCTGGTGCTGCTCGGCCAGGTGCTGGAGCTGCGGGCCCGTGCGCAGACGTCGGGCGCGATCCGGGCGCTGCTCGGCCTTGCGCCCAAGATCGCACGGCGCATTACCGATCATGGCGATGAGGACATCGACATTGACGCAATCAAGATCGGCGATCGGCTCCGCGTCCGGCCTGGCGAGAAGGTGCCGATCGATGGCGTCGTCGTCGAAGGCCGCGCCGTGATCGACGAATGCATGGTCACCGGTGAATCGATGCCGGTTACCAAAGGCGAAGGCGACGCCGTGATCGGTGGCACCGTCAACCAGAGCGGCGGCCTCGTGATGCGTGCCGAGAAGATTGGCCGCGATACCATGCTATCGCGCATCGTCGACATGGTGGCGAAGGCGCAGCGCTCGCGCGCGCCGATCCAGCGGCTGGCCGATCGCGTCGCCGGCTGGTTCGTGCCGGCGGTGATTGCCGCGGCAGTGCTGGCCTTCGTCGCGTGGATGAGCTTCGGGCCTGAGCCGCGTTTCACCTTCGCGCTGGTGGCCGCTGTCACGGTGCTGATCATCGCCTGCCCCTGCGCGCTCGGGCTGGCGACACCGATGTCGATCATGGTCGGCGTCGGCCGCGGCGCGCATGCCGGCGTCCTGATCCGCGACGCGCAGGCGCTGGAGCGGATGGAGGCGGTCGATACGCTCGTCATCGACAAAACCGGCACGCTGACCGAAGGCAAGCCGAAGGTCACGCGCATCATTGCCGCCGAGGGTTTTGACGAGAGCGGCTTGCTGCGGCTTGCCGCCAGCGTCGAGCAGGGCAGCGAGCATCCGCTGGCTCAGGCGATCCTGGCCGCAGCAAAGGAGCGCAAGCTCGCAGCCGTCGCCGTCAGCGATTTCGCGTCGCCCTCCGGCAAGGGCGCGACCGGCTCGGTCGGAGGACGGCAGATCGCGCTCGGCAATGCCGTGCTGATGGCGGAGTTGAAGGTCGCAACCGCGGCTCTGGATCAGGCGGCGGAGGCCGCGCGCCGCGATGGCGCCACCGCGATCTATGTCGCGGTCGATGGCCGCATCGCCGGCGTGATCGCGATCGCCGATCCGGTCAAGGCGTCGGCGCAGAGCGCGCTACGCGAGTTGCGTGCCGCCGGCCTGCGCATCGTGATGCTGACCGGCGACAACGAGACCACCGCGCGTGCCGTGGCAAATGTGCTCGGCATCGACGAGGTCGAGGCCGGCGTGCTGCCGGAGCGCAAGAGCGAGGTCGTGCAGCGGCTGCGCGGCGAGGGCCGCATCGTCGCGATGGCCGGCGACGGCATCAACGACGCGCCGGCGCTGGCGGCCGCCGACGTCGGCATCGCGATGGGCGGCGGCACGGATGTCGCGATCGAGAGCGCCGGCATCACCCTGCTGACCGGCGACCTGATGGGACTGGTCCGCGCACGCCGATTGTCTGTCGCGACGATGCGCAACATCCGCCAGAACCTGGCGTTCGCCTTCGTCTACAACGCTGCCGGCGTTCCGATCGCGGCGGGCGTGCTCTATCCGTTGTTCGGCCTCCTGCTGTCCCCGATGGTTGGCGCCGCCGCGATGGCGCTGTCCTCGGTCAGCGTCATCGGGAACGCGCTGCGGCTGTCCAGAGTGAAGCTGGACTGA